A window from Mycobacterium saskatchewanense encodes these proteins:
- a CDS encoding NAD-dependent epimerase/dehydratase family protein encodes MRVLLTGAAGFIGSRVDAALRAAGHDVVGVDALLPAAHGPDAVLPPGCHRVDVRDGEALAPLLDGVDLVCHQAAMVGAGVDAADAPAYGGHNDFATTVLLAQMYAAGVRRLVLASSMVVYGQGRYRCERHGDVDPLPRRRADLDAGVFEHRCPLGGEELRWSLVEEDAPLRPRSLYAASKTAQEHYALAWSEATGGSVVALRYHNVYGPGMPRDTPYSGVAAIFRSALEKGEPPRVFEDGGQMRDFVHVDDVAAANLAATSEDSGFTAVNVCSGRPVSIQQVAAALCDARGGALSPVTTGQFRSGDVRHIVADPARAAAALGFRAAIDPLAGLRDFAFAPLR; translated from the coding sequence GTGAGGGTGTTGCTGACCGGCGCCGCCGGTTTCATCGGGTCGCGGGTGGACGCCGCGCTGCGGGCCGCGGGCCACGACGTCGTCGGCGTCGACGCGCTGCTGCCGGCCGCGCACGGCCCGGACGCGGTCCTGCCGCCGGGATGTCACCGGGTCGACGTCCGCGACGGTGAGGCGCTGGCCCCGCTTCTGGACGGCGTGGACCTGGTGTGCCACCAGGCGGCGATGGTCGGCGCCGGCGTGGACGCCGCCGACGCGCCCGCCTACGGCGGCCACAACGACTTCGCTACGACGGTGCTGCTGGCGCAGATGTACGCCGCCGGGGTGCGCCGCCTGGTGCTGGCGTCGTCGATGGTGGTCTACGGGCAGGGCCGTTACCGCTGCGAGCGGCATGGGGACGTCGATCCGTTGCCGCGCCGGCGCGCCGACCTCGACGCCGGCGTCTTCGAGCACCGCTGCCCGCTGGGCGGGGAGGAACTGCGGTGGAGCCTCGTCGAGGAGGACGCCCCCCTGCGGCCGCGCAGCCTGTATGCCGCCAGCAAGACCGCGCAGGAGCACTACGCGCTGGCCTGGTCGGAGGCGACGGGCGGCTCGGTGGTCGCGCTGCGTTACCACAACGTCTACGGGCCGGGGATGCCGCGTGACACCCCCTATTCCGGGGTCGCGGCGATCTTCCGGTCGGCGCTGGAAAAGGGTGAACCGCCGCGGGTTTTCGAGGACGGCGGCCAGATGCGTGACTTCGTGCATGTCGACGACGTGGCCGCGGCCAACCTCGCGGCCACCTCCGAGGACTCCGGGTTCACCGCCGTCAACGTGTGTTCGGGCCGGCCCGTCTCGATCCAGCAGGTCGCCGCCGCGTTGTGCGACGCGCGCGGGGGGGCGCTCTCGCCGGTGACCACCGGCCAGTTCCGCAGCGGCGACGTGCGCCACATCGTGGCCGACCCCGCCCGCGCGGCCGCGGCCCTGGGCTTCCGCGCGGCGATCGATCCGCTGGCGGGCCTGCGGGACTTCGCCTTTGCGCCGCTGCGCTGA
- a CDS encoding DUF7937 domain-containing protein: MGGRAQQTPEPGTVRIRSLGAEPTRRWNLIADLTAVALVVVAAFLPWNLYFGVGVPGSNTTLFVVLLVVTALSVASVGVAGKWRSLAGGWWRLRLALNAPYIGLVLAFVAFDVYETIRFAGTVNVPGGVGPGAWLGIAGCLSAAGAPITGPGTEHDTIRSARIIGYASMAGAVLSFCFNLYWRVRYALHSTGGTIDFGKQNIAVIVTAVVYGVVALIAVLAASRWLLRSTKAARLATVALGASTMLAGLIVWVLPVGRDIDAFHGIAQNTSTAGVGFEGFLAWAAAAAIFAPRALSGYRNPSATDEDAWRGAARTGLALIALWGLGSMAMRITDLGVAVSLNYPYSRYDSVVLAAFDLITAVLAIWLRTNLVHDGLRPRLVTALCGLVATLSVARVVVGVALAPRFADSPNSPELHPVYGNNLAQQITSVFDVALCGLGLSILAAAIVTGRLSALRQRQRRRAARARAAAAGARPPAPRARVQVGRSAKPSAAPTTRIPAGAQPDSPTTEIPQLAGAPRIFRGDDSATGEIPVQQPRIYRPPHG; the protein is encoded by the coding sequence ATCGGTGGGCGGGCGCAGCAAACCCCGGAGCCCGGCACGGTCCGCATCCGCTCGCTGGGCGCGGAGCCCACCCGGCGGTGGAATCTGATCGCCGACCTCACCGCCGTCGCACTGGTGGTCGTCGCCGCGTTCCTGCCGTGGAATCTGTACTTCGGCGTAGGAGTCCCGGGCAGCAACACCACCCTCTTCGTGGTGCTGTTGGTGGTGACGGCGCTGTCCGTTGCCTCGGTCGGGGTGGCCGGGAAGTGGCGGTCCTTGGCGGGCGGGTGGTGGCGGCTTCGCCTGGCGCTCAACGCCCCCTACATCGGGTTGGTGCTGGCCTTCGTCGCTTTCGACGTCTACGAGACCATCAGGTTTGCCGGCACCGTGAACGTGCCGGGCGGCGTCGGGCCGGGCGCCTGGCTGGGGATCGCCGGATGCCTGTCGGCCGCGGGCGCGCCGATCACGGGGCCCGGCACGGAGCACGACACCATCCGGTCCGCCCGGATCATCGGCTACGCGTCCATGGCGGGCGCGGTGCTGAGCTTCTGCTTCAACCTCTACTGGCGGGTGCGGTACGCGCTGCACAGCACGGGCGGCACCATCGACTTCGGCAAGCAGAACATCGCGGTCATCGTCACGGCGGTGGTGTACGGGGTCGTGGCCCTGATCGCCGTCCTCGCCGCGTCCCGGTGGTTGCTGCGCAGCACCAAGGCCGCCCGGCTCGCGACCGTCGCGCTGGGCGCGTCGACCATGCTGGCGGGGCTGATCGTGTGGGTCCTGCCCGTCGGCCGCGACATCGACGCCTTCCACGGCATCGCGCAGAACACGTCGACGGCGGGCGTCGGCTTCGAGGGATTCTTGGCCTGGGCGGCCGCGGCCGCGATCTTCGCGCCCCGGGCGCTGTCGGGGTACCGCAACCCGTCGGCGACCGACGAGGACGCGTGGCGGGGGGCGGCACGGACCGGCCTTGCGCTCATCGCGCTCTGGGGCCTGGGGTCGATGGCGATGCGCATCACCGACCTGGGCGTCGCGGTGAGCCTGAACTACCCGTACTCGCGTTACGACAGCGTGGTGCTGGCCGCGTTCGATCTCATCACCGCGGTCCTCGCGATCTGGCTGCGCACCAACCTGGTGCACGACGGGCTCCGCCCACGACTCGTCACGGCGCTGTGCGGGCTCGTCGCCACGCTCAGCGTCGCCCGGGTCGTCGTGGGCGTCGCGCTTGCGCCCCGCTTCGCCGACTCACCGAATTCGCCCGAGCTGCACCCCGTCTACGGCAACAACTTGGCCCAGCAGATCACGAGCGTCTTTGACGTGGCGCTGTGCGGCCTCGGCCTGAGCATCCTCGCGGCGGCGATCGTCACCGGGCGCCTCAGCGCGCTGCGCCAGCGGCAGCGCCGGCGCGCCGCCCGCGCCCGGGCCGCAGCGGCGGGGGCCAGGCCGCCGGCGCCCCGGGCACGCGTCCAGGTCGGCCGCTCGGCAAAGCCGTCCGCCGCGCCGACGACGCGCATCCCGGCCGGCGCCCAGCCGGACTCGCCCACCACCGAGATCCCGCAGCTGGCCGGCGCGCCCCGCATCTTCCGGGGCGACGATTCGGCCACCGGCGAGATACCGGTCCAGCAACCGAGGATCTACCGGCCGCCGCACGGCTGA
- a CDS encoding glycosyltransferase family 2 protein: MPLPDVPVTVVLPCLNEEESLPAVLAALPAGYRALVVDNNSTDDTAGVARRHGAQVVVEPRAGYGSAVHAGVVAAPTPIVAVIDADGSMDPGDLPRLVAALDGADLVVGRRRPVRGLHWPWVARVGTAVMSWRLRTCHGLPVHDIAPMRVARRDALVSLGVEDRRSGYPLELLVRAAAAGWRVVELDVRYGARTGGRSKVSGSLRGSITAILDFWKVIS, encoded by the coding sequence ATGCCCCTCCCCGACGTTCCCGTCACGGTAGTGCTGCCCTGCCTGAATGAGGAGGAGTCGCTGCCGGCGGTGCTGGCGGCCCTTCCGGCCGGCTACCGGGCGCTGGTGGTCGACAACAACAGCACCGACGACACCGCCGGCGTCGCGAGGCGGCACGGCGCCCAGGTGGTCGTCGAGCCGCGGGCAGGGTACGGCTCGGCGGTGCACGCCGGCGTCGTCGCCGCGCCGACCCCGATCGTGGCCGTGATCGACGCCGACGGCTCGATGGACCCCGGTGACCTGCCAAGGCTGGTGGCCGCCCTCGACGGCGCCGACCTCGTCGTCGGCCGCCGCCGCCCGGTCCGCGGGCTGCACTGGCCCTGGGTCGCGCGGGTGGGCACCGCGGTGATGAGCTGGCGCCTGCGCACCTGCCACGGCCTGCCGGTGCACGACATCGCGCCGATGCGGGTGGCACGCCGCGACGCCCTGGTGAGCCTCGGGGTGGAGGACCGGCGTTCGGGTTACCCGCTGGAACTCTTGGTGCGCGCCGCCGCCGCTGGCTGGCGGGTGGTCGAGCTCGACGTCCGATACGGGGCCCGCACGGGTGGCAGGTCGAAGGTGAGCGGCTCGCTGCGGGGCAGCATCACGGCGATCCTCGATTTCTGGAAGGTGATCTCGTGA
- a CDS encoding TIGR04282 family arsenosugar biosynthesis glycosyltransferase: protein MSLLPVTVLVVAKAPEPGRAKTRLAATVGDRLAAEIAAAALLDTLDAVAAAPVAARVVAMTGDLDAAAGGAEIRQRLESFAVIPQRGDEFADRLANAHADAGSGGGGHPVLQIGMDTPQVTADLLADCARELLETQSVLGLAHDGGWWVLGVSAPATAECLRRVPMSRSDTGELTLKALRDHGVDVAQVERLFDVDVAGDVAAVRDACGPGSRFARVTRAAGL, encoded by the coding sequence GTGAGCCTGCTGCCCGTCACCGTGCTGGTCGTTGCCAAGGCGCCGGAGCCCGGCCGGGCCAAGACGCGGCTCGCCGCGACGGTCGGTGACCGGCTTGCCGCCGAGATCGCGGCCGCCGCTCTCCTCGACACGCTCGACGCGGTGGCTGCCGCGCCCGTGGCCGCGCGGGTGGTGGCGATGACGGGTGACCTGGACGCCGCAGCGGGCGGCGCCGAGATTCGGCAACGCCTGGAGTCCTTCGCCGTGATTCCGCAGCGCGGTGACGAGTTCGCCGACCGGCTCGCCAACGCCCACGCCGACGCCGGCTCGGGCGGCGGCGGACACCCGGTGCTGCAGATCGGCATGGACACCCCCCAGGTCACCGCCGACCTGCTGGCCGACTGCGCGCGTGAGCTGCTCGAGACGCAGTCGGTGCTCGGACTGGCGCACGACGGCGGGTGGTGGGTGCTCGGGGTGTCGGCACCCGCGACCGCCGAATGTTTGCGCCGCGTGCCGATGTCGCGGTCCGACACCGGTGAGCTGACGCTGAAAGCGTTGCGGGACCACGGGGTCGACGTGGCCCAGGTCGAGCGGCTGTTCGACGTCGACGTGGCCGGCGACGTCGCGGCGGTGCGCGACGCTTGCGGGCCGGGCAGTCGCTTCGCTCGCGTCACCCGGGCGGCCGGGCTCTAG
- the menE gene encoding o-succinylbenzoate--CoA ligase — translation MLDGRDAALVPLSPDDDAALDALRVGADIDDDVALVATTSGTTGAPKGALLTAAALTASAAATHDRLGGPGGWLLALPPYHIAGVQVLVRSVLAGRIPVELDVSAGFDVAELPAAVAQLGPGRRYTSLVAAQLDKALTDPAATGALAELDAVLLGGGPASPRVLDAAAAAGVTVVRTYGMSETAGGCVYDGVPLDGARVRVAADGRISLGGATLAKGYRNPVDPDPFAEPGWFRTDDLGALDDAGVLTVLGRADDAISTGGLTVLPQLVEATLATHPAVGECAVFGVADDRLGQRVVAAVVVADGREPPTLEALRSHVARSLPATAAPRELHLVDELPRRGIGKLDRRALAERFAGGQ, via the coding sequence GTGCTTGACGGCCGCGATGCCGCCTTGGTGCCGCTGTCCCCCGACGATGACGCCGCGCTGGACGCCCTGCGGGTCGGCGCGGACATCGACGACGACGTGGCCCTGGTGGCGACGACGTCGGGGACCACCGGCGCGCCCAAGGGCGCGTTGCTGACCGCCGCGGCCCTGACGGCCAGCGCGGCCGCTACCCACGACCGCCTCGGCGGACCGGGCGGCTGGCTGCTGGCGTTGCCGCCGTACCACATCGCCGGTGTGCAAGTGCTGGTGCGCAGCGTGCTCGCCGGCAGGATCCCGGTCGAGCTGGACGTCTCCGCCGGGTTCGACGTCGCCGAGCTGCCGGCCGCCGTCGCGCAGCTGGGGCCGGGCCGGCGCTACACCTCGCTGGTGGCCGCCCAGCTCGACAAGGCGCTCACCGACCCGGCGGCGACCGGCGCACTCGCGGAGCTGGACGCCGTGCTCCTCGGCGGCGGCCCGGCGTCACCGCGCGTCCTCGACGCGGCGGCCGCAGCCGGTGTCACGGTGGTGCGCACCTACGGGATGAGCGAAACCGCCGGGGGCTGCGTGTACGACGGCGTCCCGCTCGACGGCGCGCGGGTGCGCGTCGCGGCCGACGGCCGGATCAGCCTGGGCGGCGCGACGCTGGCCAAGGGCTACCGCAACCCGGTCGACCCCGACCCGTTCGCCGAACCCGGTTGGTTTCGCACCGACGACCTGGGTGCGCTCGACGACGCCGGCGTGCTGACCGTCCTCGGCCGCGCCGACGACGCGATCAGCACGGGCGGGCTGACCGTGCTGCCGCAGCTCGTCGAGGCGACGCTCGCCACTCACCCCGCCGTCGGCGAGTGTGCCGTCTTCGGCGTGGCCGACGACCGGCTGGGCCAGCGGGTGGTGGCCGCCGTCGTGGTGGCGGACGGACGCGAACCCCCGACGCTGGAGGCGTTGCGGTCCCACGTGGCGCGCTCCCTGCCCGCGACCGCCGCGCCGCGCGAGCTGCACCTCGTCGACGAGCTGCCCCGGCGCGGCATCGGCAAGCTCGACCGGCGGGCGCTGGCGGAGCGGTTCGCGGGCGGTCAATAG
- a CDS encoding DUF3349 domain-containing protein — MNGFLTSIVSWLRAGYPEGIPATDTFPILALLTRRLGHDEVMAVAHELIQRGDFDDVDIGVLITQITDELPSPEDVERVRERLAAQGWPFDETREAGDPA, encoded by the coding sequence ATGAACGGATTTCTCACTTCGATCGTCTCGTGGCTGCGCGCCGGCTACCCGGAGGGCATCCCCGCCACCGACACCTTCCCGATCCTGGCCCTGCTGACCCGCCGGCTCGGCCACGACGAGGTCATGGCCGTCGCCCACGAACTCATCCAGCGGGGGGACTTCGACGACGTCGACATCGGCGTGCTGATCACCCAGATCACCGACGAGCTGCCGTCGCCGGAGGACGTCGAGCGGGTGCGCGAGCGGCTGGCCGCCCAGGGCTGGCCGTTCGACGAAACCCGGGAGGCCGGGGACCCGGCATAG
- a CDS encoding inorganic phosphate transporter produces the protein MNIELFLLIIVVITALAFDFTNGFHDTGNAMATSIASGALKPKAAVALSAVLNLVGAFMSTAVAATIAKGLIDGHIVTLQLVFAGLVGGIVWNLMTWLLGIPSSSSHALIGGIVGATIAAVGAHGVIWKGLVSHVLIPAVVAAILAIAVGAIATWLVYRVTQGLDAKRTEAGFRYGQWGSASLVSLAHGTGDAQKTMGIIFLALMSYGSISKTTAAPPLWVIVGCALSMAAGTYLGGWRIIRTLGKGLVEIKSPQGMAAESSSAAVILLSTHFGYALSTTQVCTGSVLGSGLGKPGGEVRWSVAGRMVVAWLVTLPLAGLVGAITYWIVHLIGGYPGAIIGFSLLVAVSATIYIRSRKVKVDHNNVNAEWEGSLTAGLDGIETERPPLNTGGPTAGNGAPPRYNAEGDTVSAGNPS, from the coding sequence GTGAACATAGAATTGTTCCTCTTGATCATTGTCGTAATCACGGCACTGGCTTTCGATTTCACCAACGGCTTCCACGACACCGGCAACGCGATGGCGACGTCCATCGCGAGCGGTGCGCTCAAGCCCAAGGCGGCCGTCGCACTGTCCGCGGTGCTCAACCTCGTCGGCGCGTTCATGTCCACCGCGGTCGCCGCCACCATCGCCAAGGGGCTGATCGACGGGCACATCGTGACGCTGCAGCTGGTGTTCGCCGGCCTGGTCGGCGGCATCGTCTGGAACCTCATGACGTGGCTCCTCGGCATCCCCTCAAGCTCGTCGCACGCCCTGATCGGCGGCATCGTCGGCGCCACCATCGCCGCGGTCGGCGCGCATGGCGTGATCTGGAAGGGCCTGGTGTCCCACGTGCTCATCCCGGCCGTCGTCGCCGCGATCCTGGCCATCGCGGTCGGGGCCATCGCGACCTGGCTGGTGTACCGCGTCACCCAGGGCCTCGACGCCAAGCGCACCGAGGCCGGGTTCCGGTACGGCCAGTGGGGCTCGGCCTCGCTGGTCTCGCTGGCGCACGGCACCGGCGACGCCCAGAAGACGATGGGCATCATCTTCCTGGCGCTGATGTCCTACGGGTCCATCAGCAAGACCACCGCCGCGCCGCCGCTGTGGGTCATCGTGGGTTGCGCGCTGTCGATGGCCGCGGGAACTTACCTCGGCGGCTGGCGGATCATCCGCACCCTGGGCAAGGGACTGGTCGAGATCAAGTCGCCGCAGGGCATGGCGGCCGAGTCGTCCTCCGCCGCCGTCATCCTGCTCTCCACCCACTTCGGCTACGCGCTGTCCACCACGCAGGTCTGCACCGGCTCGGTGCTGGGCAGCGGGCTGGGCAAGCCGGGCGGCGAGGTCCGCTGGAGCGTGGCCGGCCGGATGGTGGTCGCGTGGCTCGTCACCCTGCCGCTGGCCGGGCTGGTCGGGGCGATCACCTACTGGATCGTGCACCTCATCGGCGGATACCCCGGCGCCATCATCGGCTTCAGCCTGCTGGTCGCCGTCTCGGCGACCATCTACATCCGGTCGCGCAAGGTCAAGGTCGACCACAACAACGTCAACGCCGAATGGGAGGGCAGCCTCACCGCCGGCCTCGACGGCATTGAGACCGAGAGGCCGCCCCTCAATACCGGCGGCCCCACGGCGGGCAACGGGGCGCCGCCCCGGTACAACGCCGAAGGCGACACCGTGAGCGCGGGGAACCCCTCATGA
- a CDS encoding VOC family protein, translated as MEILASRMLLRPADYERSLRFYRDEIGLAIAREYGAGTVFFAGQSLLELAGFGSPDHSRGPFPGALWLQVRDIDGTQAELRGRGVPIAREARREPWGLHEMHVTDPDGITLIFVEVPGDHPLRRDTRGERAGTPG; from the coding sequence ATGGAGATCCTGGCCAGCCGGATGTTGCTGCGGCCGGCGGACTACGAGCGGTCGCTGAGGTTCTACCGCGACGAGATCGGCCTGGCGATCGCGCGGGAATACGGCGCCGGCACAGTGTTTTTCGCCGGTCAGTCCTTGCTCGAGCTGGCCGGTTTCGGCTCCCCGGACCACTCGCGCGGGCCGTTTCCCGGCGCGCTGTGGCTGCAGGTCCGCGACATCGACGGGACGCAGGCTGAGCTGCGGGGCCGCGGAGTGCCGATCGCGCGCGAGGCCCGCCGCGAGCCGTGGGGCCTGCACGAGATGCATGTGACCGATCCCGACGGCATCACGCTGATCTTCGTCGAGGTCCCGGGCGACCATCCTCTGCGCCGCGACACCCGCGGTGAACGCGCCGGAACACCAGGTTAA
- a CDS encoding SDR family oxidoreductase, translating to MSKSPLRRITDQIVLATMRPPASPQVLVNRPAMKPVDLAGKRILLTGASSGIGEAGAERLARLGATVVVVARRRDLLDALADRITAAGGSALAIPCDLSDMEAIDALVADVDNRLGGIDILINNAGRSIRRPLAESLDRWHDVERTMVLNYYGPLRLIRGFAPAMLERGDGHIINVSTWGVLSEASPLFAVYNASKAALSMVSRVVETEWGDKGVHSTTLYYPLVATPMIAPTKAYQGMPALTSEEAAEWMVTAARTRPVRIAPRMAIAAKALDTFGPRLVNTLMQRQSIQPNRAVGR from the coding sequence GTGAGTAAGAGCCCGCTGCGCCGCATCACCGACCAGATCGTGCTAGCCACCATGCGGCCCCCGGCGTCGCCGCAGGTGCTGGTGAATCGGCCCGCCATGAAGCCCGTCGACCTCGCGGGCAAGCGCATCCTGCTGACCGGGGCGTCGTCGGGCATCGGCGAGGCCGGCGCCGAGCGGCTGGCGCGCCTGGGCGCGACGGTGGTCGTCGTCGCGCGCCGCCGGGACCTGCTGGACGCGCTGGCCGACCGGATCACGGCGGCCGGCGGCAGCGCGCTGGCGATCCCGTGCGACCTCTCGGACATGGAGGCCATCGACGCGCTGGTCGCCGACGTCGACAACCGACTCGGCGGGATCGACATCCTGATCAACAACGCCGGCCGGTCCATCCGCCGGCCGCTGGCCGAGTCGCTGGACCGCTGGCACGACGTCGAGCGGACCATGGTGCTCAACTACTACGGCCCGCTGCGGCTGATCCGCGGCTTCGCGCCCGCAATGCTCGAGCGCGGCGACGGACACATCATCAACGTCTCCACGTGGGGGGTGCTGTCGGAGGCCTCGCCGCTGTTCGCGGTTTACAACGCCTCGAAGGCCGCGCTGTCGATGGTGAGCCGGGTCGTCGAGACCGAATGGGGCGACAAGGGGGTGCACTCGACGACGCTGTACTACCCGCTGGTGGCCACCCCGATGATCGCGCCGACGAAGGCCTACCAGGGCATGCCCGCGCTGACGTCGGAGGAGGCGGCCGAGTGGATGGTCACCGCCGCCCGCACCCGCCCGGTGCGCATCGCGCCGCGGATGGCCATCGCGGCCAAGGCGCTGGACACCTTCGGCCCCCGGCTGGTCAACACGCTCATGCAGCGGCAGAGCATCCAGCCGAACCGGGCGGTCGGCCGCTGA